The Candidatus Poribacteria bacterium genome includes the window GAACTCTCATTCTCTATCTGGTTTTTCTATCTCTTCCACAAAATGACGCGCGTATGGGGAACGATGGCGGGCATCGGTCATCTACCGGGGTTCCCATTTCTTGATGCGCAATCGTTCGGTGCTTGGTTCTGTTTAGGTATTTCCGCTGTATGGCTCACCCGGAAATTCATCGTGCAACAAATAAAGAACGCCTTCTGGGGTGGCAATGGACAGAAAGAGACAACGGGAACGCCTGCAACACACACGCGATATGCTATAATCGGCTTGATAGTGGGTAGTATTTTTGTCCTTTATTTTTTTAAAAGCACAGGCGCACCTATCTTCAGCATCTTCGGTTACTTCGTACTCTTTTTCGCATTAGCGATTGCGATTACGCGCATCCGTGCGGAAGTCGGACCGCCTGCGCACGACGTACCGTGGCGACCCGATAAAGTCCTCGTCTCCTTCTTGGGCACACGCCGCATCGGTGCTGAAGGATTGACGACCTTTAGTATGTTTCACGGCTTTAACCGTTCCTATCGTTGCCATCCAATGCCAATTATGTTAGAGGGGTTCAAGGTGGCACAGTTGCGCGGGTTGTCGCATAACCGATTTATTATTGCTGTGATTTTGGTAACCGTCGTTGCGACGATTTCATCGGCGTGGGCATACTACGCCCAAGGTTATCATTACGGTGCTGCAGTCTACGGTGAGCAGGGACAGTGCCGCTGGACTTACGAGCAATTGAAGCAGTGGCTCATTAACCCACAATCCATAGATGTCGGTGCTGTCTCCGCTTCTGGCGGCGCGGTTGCCTTGACGACACTTCTCATGATGCTACGCCGTCGGTTTATCTGGTGGCCCTTTCACCCCGCAGGCTATGCGCTGTCGCTGAGTTTCTGGAACACGAGTTGGTATTGGTTTTCGATCTTCTTATCGTGGGGGATGAAAGCGATTCTCTTTCAGGCGGGAGGTTTGCGTACGTATCGGCGTGCGATGCCGTTCTTTATCGGATTGGTTATTGGTGATTTCGTCGTTGGCGCAATTTGGACATTAATTGGAATCGCTTTGGAACGTCCGATGTACCGGTTTATGTTTTAAAAGGAGGTATTTATGAAACTCAGCTGTCTCCCCGTCTCTCTTTATGACGACATCTTTTCTGGAAAAAGCAGCGTTGCTAACTGGATTCAATTCGGCGCGGAATTAGGGTTAGATGCAGTCGATTTCAGCATCAAATTCTTCCCAGAACGCGATGCAGCGACATTGAATCACACGATCACCGCGCTGGAAAAGTTTGATGTCCGTCCGTGCATGCTCGCCTGCTACTCCGACTTCACACATCCCGATCCAACCCAACGCCAGCAAGAGTTAGTCAATCTAAAGGCAGACATTGAATTAGCAAAGACGTTAGGAGCAAAATTCATTCGTGTGACCGCAGGACAAAACCATCCGGGTGTCGAACGCACATCTGGAGTTGAGTGGGTAATAGACGGATTCCGTCGCGCACTTGACACAGCCGAAAGCCACGGTATCACCCTCGCCTACGAGAATCATACCAAAGGCGCGCCTTGGGATTATTGGGACTTCTCACAACCGACAGAGATTTTTTTAGAGATCCTGAATGCCCTCTCGGACACGCCGCTTGGTGTCTGTTTCGACACAGCAAACCCACTCGTTCTCAATGAAGATGTTTTGGCACTTTTGGACGAAGTCGTTGCGCGCGTCGTTGTGCTTCATATCTTTGATATGCGTGAAGCAGGAAAGTTCGAGGCGGTTCGGGTTGGCACGGGTGCCTCACCGATTCCAGAGGTCTTCTCTCGTATGAGACGGGCGGGTTATGACGGCTGGCTTAGCATCGAAGAAGCCAGCCGTTTAGGAAAAGAAGGTTTTACAGAATCCATCGCGTTTGTTCGAGAGGCGTGGCAACGGGCACTATCCGCGTGACGGTTCATTCATCCGTTCCCGGGCTTGGCGCGAGAGTTCAGCCAAGTGCCCATCGTTTGCCCTGACCTGTTCGAGGTGTATCCACCGTTCGGGCGTTGCCGTACGTGTCATCTTCTCGCCATACTTCCGGTCAATCCAGAACCGTGCAGAGCCACCTATATAGGCTTGCAACGCATCTAACTTGTCATTAGGATACCGTTGACACAGGTTCATGGTGAACATCCGTCGGCGGATTCCACCACCGAAAGCAGCGTGTTTTGTGTTATGATTGAACAGCACCAAATCGCCCGGAGTTGTCTCAAAAACCGTTGCTGGCACATCCCGTCCATGTATTTCCCAGAGTTCTTGGCTCTTGCCGACCTGCTTTGAGAGTCCATCGGCATAGTTATCGCCGAATAGGTGACTACCGGGAATGACGCGAAGTGCCCCCGTATCGCGCGTCAGCGGATCGAGATAGAATGCAATTTTTATATGCATCGGGTCTTCTAACTTATGTCCGCCGTCCGAGTGCCATCCTGTATCGCCGACATAGAAATTACCGTCGCTGCCCATATAGTTGAAGTCGTCACCGAGCAACGTCTTCGCGATGGCGAGGATCCTCGGATCGTCCAGTAGTGAGCACAATTCTTCGTGTTGATCGATGAACGGGACGATACAGGAACGGGCAGTCCCTTCATGCGGTTTACCGTCATGACCGCCGCCTCTCTCCTGCCAGACGGCTTCAAAAGCATCTTGAATCGCTGTGATCCGGTCTGCCATCAGTTGTGGAAAACTGAGGTAACCGAACGTCTTGAAAAAATTAATTTCCGAATCGGTGACAGTGAAATCGTGCTGATTCATTGCTACATCCTCCAAGTAGACCAGTAGGAAACAGAAAACAACGCATCACATTTTGTTTCCTGAATCGCAGAGAACTGGATATTGATACCGTATCATATCACATCTGTATTTAATTTTGCAATCCAGTCTTCTGCCAAAAAAATTTGCCAAATTCGTCAAATTAATGCTACTATTATCTTAGACTTTCACCGACGCAAGGTTGTAAATGATTATCAATTCCAAATCTTTTCCTGCCTATTTCGCGCTCTTTAAGGTAACGTTCCGCCAGATGTTCTGGAGTCGTCGAACCGCATTAATTCTGCTCGGATGCCTGCTACCGATTGTCATTGCCCTCGTCTTTCGGTTTATCGTACGAAGCGGTGGAATGGCGAATCGGTTCATTCCACAGATAACCCTTATTTTGTACGGACTTTTAGTGAACCTGTGTGCGATTTTTTATGGAACCGCTATTATCTCCGATGAGATTGATGGCAAAGGCTTGACGTATCTCCAGATGCGTCCGCTCCGTAAATCGGCAATTCTCCTTAGTAAGTTCGTAGCCTATTTCCTTGGCACTATTGCCCTCATTGCTGTATCACACCTGATTCTGACAGGCGTTATGGTAACACATCCGAGACTCGACAAAAGTGTGTTGTTTCAGTTTGGGATGAGTTTGCGGTACACAGTCTCGTTGACGTTGGCGTTGTTAGTTTACGGGGCACTCGCAGCCGTTTTAGCAGCAAAGTTTAAGAATCCCGTCCTCTGGGGATTAATATTCGTGATGGGTTGGGAAAGAATTGCCTCAAGCCCGTTAATGACAGTGGGAATTAAGCGATTATCTATATCCCACTACCTTTTTGTCCTATTTCCGAGTTACAAACTACCGCGAAGCCAACTTAATGCGTTCTTAGGGAGTTCACCGCCCCCAGCATGGGTGGCACTTTTGGTTATTTGTTTGTTGACGGTAGTGTTCCTGTATTTCGCTATTAGAATCTTTAGGGAGCGCGAATACTTGATGTAACTCGGATTTCGACGAGACATCGCGAGGCATAGAAGAAATTGACAAACCAGACGCGAGATTATCACGTCCAAGAAGATCAGCACAGCACCCGCTTGGACAGATTTCTAATCCGTACAACTGAAGGGGTCTCTCGGACTTACCTCCAGAAACTGATTCGCGCGGGTGAAGTCACTGTCAACGACAAAATTACCAAACAACCGAGTTATCAGCTTCAAGACGGGGACCGAGTCTGTTTGACGTTTCCTGCCCCGCGTCCTTTGGATACCCTACAGCCTGAGAAGGTCGCACTTGATATCCTTCACGAGGATAGCCACTTGATTGTTTTGAACAAACCCGCAGGAATGCTCGTTCATCCGGCAAATGGGGTGAATGTCGGAACGCTTGTCAACGCGCTCCTCGCGCACTGTCGGGCAGACCTGTCCGGTATTGGTGGAGTGGAGAGACCAGGGATTGTTCACAGGTTGGACAAGGATACCTCGGGAATTCTGGTTGTTGCGAAAACGGATGTTGTACATCGCGGGCTCGCCGTTCAGTTTGAGAAGCATAGTATTACCCGGCAATACGTCGCTGTCGTCTGTGGTACACCTACCAAAACTGCTGGCACGATAGATGCTCAGATTGCTCGGAGTCGACGGGACCGGCGACGGATGACAACGATTGAAACCGGCGGACGACATGCCGTCACGCACTACGAAATTTTGGAAGCGTATCCGAAGTTTGCATTTATGCAGCTCAGGTTAGAAACCGGACGACTCCATCAGATTCGTGTGCATCTGCAACATATCGGTCATCCGGTAGCCGGGGATGCAATTTATGGTGGAGAACAGCGTGCCTTAAACGATGCAGATACGGTTGAACTGCGACAAGTGCTTGTTCTCCTAAAACGGCAAGCGTTGCATGCCAGGCTTCTCGGTTTTGTGCATCCCGCTACAAGCGAAAATTTAACCTTTTCAGCACCGATGCCGAAAGATATGCAGCGGGTCGTTGGTGCTTTGAGGCGAGCGGCATCAGGGTTGTACCAATCGTGATAAAAAAGTAGGACTTGCCGTGTTCCTGCTATATATGCTATCCTAATAGAAAAGGAGGGGTTCTAATGTCAGATCAAGATTTTAGGGAACGTGTCCTATCTGCCTTAGAGCGGTTGGAGCGGAAAACTGATCAGCTTCAGCAGAGATCTGATCAGCAATATGAACGGTTGGAACAGAAAGTTGATCAGCAATATGAACGGCTGGAACAGAAAGTTGATCAGAAATTTGAGTCTCTGGAAACCCGTATGGGACTTTTGGAGCAAGGGGTCGGTTGGATCCGAGGAAAAATGGAAGGGAAGTTAGAAGCGGGGGCGACTTTATGGAGTCGGATAGCAGTGGGGACCGCAATCGTTTCTGCAATAATTGCATTGTTCGCACTGTTCAGGGGAATGTAGAAAAGGAATCTATCTATGGAGTATGTCAATTTTGGAAAGGTGGGGGTTAAAGTGAGCCCGCTCGCGTTAGGCTTAGGACTCAGAGGACAAGGCGACGCCGATGCCGCCCACAGACTCATTGAGCACGCCATTGACTCGGGTATCAACCTCATCGACTGCGCTAACATCTATGGACTGATGGACGATCGCGCCAACGTTGGTCGTTCTGAGGAGATCCTTGGTAAAGCGATTCGAGGGAAACGTGATGATGTTGTGATTACGTCAAAGGTTTTCAGTCAGATGGGTCCGGGTCCGAACGATACTGGCTTGTCGCGCTACCATATCATGCGTGAGGTTGAACGTTCCTTGAAGCGACTCAATACCGACCATATTGATGTCTACCTCATTCACGCCTATGATGAGACAACGCCACAGGAAGAGACGATTCGGGCATTAGACGATCTGGTACGTTCGGGTAAGACGCGTTATATCGGTTGCTGTAATCATCAGGCGTGGCAGGCGTGTAAGGCACTCTGGATCGCCGATAGCATCAACGCAACGCCTTATATGTGCATCCAGAATATGTATAACCTTCTGAATCGGGATTTGGAGACGGAGATGTTCGGTCTGGTCCGTGAGGAAGGGTTAGGGGTCATGTGTTACAGTCCGTTAGCGGTCGGTCTGTTGAGCGGTGTCTATTCTCCTGATGAACCACCACCGGCTGGTACGTTATGGGCAAAACGCCAAGATGCGTTTTCGCAGCGGATGAGTGGTGCAACTGGACAGGTGATTTCAACTCTCAAGCGGTTGGCAGCCGAATTGGGCAAAACACCAGCACAACTCGCCGTGGCGTGGGTGCTTTCACATCCAGAAGTCACCATCGCCATCAGTGGCAGCGACACAATTGAGCAACTCGACGATACACTCGGCAGTGTCGGTTGGGAACTCGATTCAGCCGTTCGCGAAGAGTTAGATGAGGTTTCTCGCTCGTTTGTCCGTCTCATCGCACCGCCAGCTTAACCCTAAACTATAGAAAATAAAAAAGGCGAATCATCGGATCCGCCTCTGTATTTTGCTGGCGAGGTTTCGTTGGTTCGTAGTAGGGCAATTCATTGCCCGTTAGCGAATCCTTGAAATCCTTGAACCCCGGTGTAGACAACTAATTGCCAACCGCCAATCGCCAAATTACAATTTCTGATAACGTTCCTACTTGTCGCCTGCAGCAGCGGCTTGACGTTCCAGTTCGGTTTGCCACCCAACCACTTTCCCCGATTTGATCTGCTGAATGTCAAATCCAGCGTAGCGATCCTCAAGCGTATCACCGAGTTTATATCTCGCAGCCCAACGCTCCCAAGCAGTCTTCATCCATTCATGCGGAAGTGCGTCCCGGACGGCGGGATCGAGCATCCATGCGAACCGTGCATCGGAGACCGTCGGTTCTTCATCGGAGGGACCGCCCCACTTCGACCATCCGATTGCCAACGTATTGCGCTCACGTTCAGGCACACAGTGTCCTGTGTGAATCGTCACGCCGTTGCGGATGAGTGCTTGACCCGGCTTGAGACGGATAGCGACTTGCCCGGGCAACGGATCCTCACCGTTCCAACTCGGTGTATATGGCACACCTTGATCCTTCATGGATTTCGGCAGTAACACGTCGTGTTCTAACGGCGTCCGCCATCGATGATGACTCCCCGGAATGAGTTCATGGCATTCGTCATCTGTCAGGGCGAGAAACATACTCACGCCGTTGCGTTG containing:
- a CDS encoding sugar phosphate isomerase/epimerase; the encoded protein is MKLSCLPVSLYDDIFSGKSSVANWIQFGAELGLDAVDFSIKFFPERDAATLNHTITALEKFDVRPCMLACYSDFTHPDPTQRQQELVNLKADIELAKTLGAKFIRVTAGQNHPGVERTSGVEWVIDGFRRALDTAESHGITLAYENHTKGAPWDYWDFSQPTEIFLEILNALSDTPLGVCFDTANPLVLNEDVLALLDEVVARVVVLHIFDMREAGKFEAVRVGTGASPIPEVFSRMRRAGYDGWLSIEEASRLGKEGFTESIAFVREAWQRALSA
- a CDS encoding phytanoyl-CoA dioxygenase family protein; amino-acid sequence: MNQHDFTVTDSEINFFKTFGYLSFPQLMADRITAIQDAFEAVWQERGGGHDGKPHEGTARSCIVPFIDQHEELCSLLDDPRILAIAKTLLGDDFNYMGSDGNFYVGDTGWHSDGGHKLEDPMHIKIAFYLDPLTRDTGALRVIPGSHLFGDNYADGLSKQVGKSQELWEIHGRDVPATVFETTPGDLVLFNHNTKHAAFGGGIRRRMFTMNLCQRYPNDKLDALQAYIGGSARFWIDRKYGEKMTRTATPERWIHLEQVRANDGHLAELSRQARERMNEPSRG
- a CDS encoding ABC transporter permease, with the translated sequence MIINSKSFPAYFALFKVTFRQMFWSRRTALILLGCLLPIVIALVFRFIVRSGGMANRFIPQITLILYGLLVNLCAIFYGTAIISDEIDGKGLTYLQMRPLRKSAILLSKFVAYFLGTIALIAVSHLILTGVMVTHPRLDKSVLFQFGMSLRYTVSLTLALLVYGALAAVLAAKFKNPVLWGLIFVMGWERIASSPLMTVGIKRLSISHYLFVLFPSYKLPRSQLNAFLGSSPPPAWVALLVICLLTVVFLYFAIRIFREREYLM
- a CDS encoding RluA family pseudouridine synthase — translated: MTNQTRDYHVQEDQHSTRLDRFLIRTTEGVSRTYLQKLIRAGEVTVNDKITKQPSYQLQDGDRVCLTFPAPRPLDTLQPEKVALDILHEDSHLIVLNKPAGMLVHPANGVNVGTLVNALLAHCRADLSGIGGVERPGIVHRLDKDTSGILVVAKTDVVHRGLAVQFEKHSITRQYVAVVCGTPTKTAGTIDAQIARSRRDRRRMTTIETGGRHAVTHYEILEAYPKFAFMQLRLETGRLHQIRVHLQHIGHPVAGDAIYGGEQRALNDADTVELRQVLVLLKRQALHARLLGFVHPATSENLTFSAPMPKDMQRVVGALRRAASGLYQS
- a CDS encoding aldo/keto reductase codes for the protein MEYVNFGKVGVKVSPLALGLGLRGQGDADAAHRLIEHAIDSGINLIDCANIYGLMDDRANVGRSEEILGKAIRGKRDDVVITSKVFSQMGPGPNDTGLSRYHIMREVERSLKRLNTDHIDVYLIHAYDETTPQEETIRALDDLVRSGKTRYIGCCNHQAWQACKALWIADSINATPYMCIQNMYNLLNRDLETEMFGLVREEGLGVMCYSPLAVGLLSGVYSPDEPPPAGTLWAKRQDAFSQRMSGATGQVISTLKRLAAELGKTPAQLAVAWVLSHPEVTIAISGSDTIEQLDDTLGSVGWELDSAVREELDEVSRSFVRLIAPPA